A genomic segment from Saimiri boliviensis isolate mSaiBol1 chromosome 14, mSaiBol1.pri, whole genome shotgun sequence encodes:
- the LYPD4 gene encoding ly6/PLAUR domain-containing protein 4 isoform X1 produces the protein MGPQHLRPMQLFWLLGAISTLPRAGALLCYEATSSRFRAIAFYNWKWLLMRNMVCKLKEGCEETLVFIETGTSRGVVGFKGCSPSPSYPAQVSYLVSPPGVSIASYSRVCRSYLCNNLTNLEPFVKLKASAPKSVTSASHSCPTCVGEHLKDCLPNFVTTSSCPLAASTCYSSTLKLQAGFLNTTFLLMGCAREYNQLLADFHHIGSIKVTEVLNILEKSQIVGAGSSRQGPAWGVLLGLLFVFRD, from the exons ATGGGACCCCAGCATTTGAGACCCATGCAGCTGTTCTGGCTCCTAGGGGCCATCTCTACTCTGCCTC gGGCTGGAGCTCTTTTGTGCTATGAAGCAACATCGTCAAGGTTCAGAGCTATTGCTTTCTATAACTGGAAGTGGCTTCTGATGAGGAACATGGTGTGTAAGCTGAAAGAGGGCTGCGAGGAGACGCTAGTGTTCATTGAGACAG GGACCTCAAGGGGAGTCGTGGGTTTTAAAGGCTGCAGCCCATCTCCGTCTTATCCTGCACAAGTCTCCTACCTTGTCTCCCCACCCGGAGTGTCCATTGCCTCCTACAGTCGCGTCTGCCGGTCTTATCTCTGCAACAACCTCACCAATTTGGAGCCTTTTGTGAAACTCAAGGCCAGCGCTCCTAAGTCTGTCACATCTGCATCACATAGTTGCCCAACTTGTGTGGGCGAGCACTTGAAGGATTGCCTCCctaattttgtcaccaccagttCTTGCCCCTTGGCTGCCTCTACGTGTTACAGTTCCACCTTAAAACTTCAGGCAG GGTTTCTCAATACCACCTTCCTCCTCATGGGCTGTGCTCGTGAATATAACCAGCTCTTAGCAGATTTTCATCATATTGGGAGCATCAAAGTGACTGAGGTCCTCAACATCTTAGAGAAGTCTCAGATTGTTGGTGCAGGATCCTCCAGGCAAGGTCCTGCTTGGGGTGTCCTCTTAGGCCTCCTGTTTGTCTTCAGGGACTGA
- the LYPD4 gene encoding ly6/PLAUR domain-containing protein 4 isoform X2 has protein sequence MGPQHLRPMQLFWLLGAISTLPRMSCGAGCYKTQKGTSRGVVGFKGCSPSPSYPAQVSYLVSPPGVSIASYSRVCRSYLCNNLTNLEPFVKLKASAPKSVTSASHSCPTCVGEHLKDCLPNFVTTSSCPLAASTCYSSTLKLQAGFLNTTFLLMGCAREYNQLLADFHHIGSIKVTEVLNILEKSQIVGAGSSRQGPAWGVLLGLLFVFRD, from the exons ATGGGACCCCAGCATTTGAGACCCATGCAGCTGTTCTGGCTCCTAGGGGCCATCTCTACTCTGCCTCGTATGTCCTGTGGGGCTGGATGCTATAAGACCCAGAAAG GGACCTCAAGGGGAGTCGTGGGTTTTAAAGGCTGCAGCCCATCTCCGTCTTATCCTGCACAAGTCTCCTACCTTGTCTCCCCACCCGGAGTGTCCATTGCCTCCTACAGTCGCGTCTGCCGGTCTTATCTCTGCAACAACCTCACCAATTTGGAGCCTTTTGTGAAACTCAAGGCCAGCGCTCCTAAGTCTGTCACATCTGCATCACATAGTTGCCCAACTTGTGTGGGCGAGCACTTGAAGGATTGCCTCCctaattttgtcaccaccagttCTTGCCCCTTGGCTGCCTCTACGTGTTACAGTTCCACCTTAAAACTTCAGGCAG GGTTTCTCAATACCACCTTCCTCCTCATGGGCTGTGCTCGTGAATATAACCAGCTCTTAGCAGATTTTCATCATATTGGGAGCATCAAAGTGACTGAGGTCCTCAACATCTTAGAGAAGTCTCAGATTGTTGGTGCAGGATCCTCCAGGCAAGGTCCTGCTTGGGGTGTCCTCTTAGGCCTCCTGTTTGTCTTCAGGGACTGA